A genomic stretch from Ictalurus punctatus breed USDA103 chromosome 2, Coco_2.0, whole genome shotgun sequence includes:
- the LOC108275632 gene encoding cyclin-dependent kinase 5 activator 1: MGTTLSVSPGYRKAALCDEAAQNSRNTKRSSVIGVFPWKRIVAVSARRKGSKKLDAGGGSQEESAVRVSVSLDGNLNLKKSQSYANLSVFAQEGGLNVPNSKTTSDIAVSAALEDQDQDGSEGSRSSKRILVQASTSELLRSLGEFLCRRCYRLKRLSPGDPALWLHAVDRALLLQGWQEQAFISPPSMVFLYMLCRAVVSAEVGSERELRLELLTCLYLSYSYMGSEISYPLKPFLLQQDKDAFWDRCLQIIHCTSANMLKLNADPRYFTQVFADLKSESQRGEGERVLLDR; encoded by the coding sequence ATGGGAACAACGCTGTCAGTGTCACCAGGCTACCGTAAGGCAGCGCTGTGTGACGAGGCGGCACAGAACAGCAGGAACACCAAACGCTCATCAGTCATTGGCGTGTTTCCATGGAAACGAATTGTAGCTGTTTCGGCAAGACGGAAAGGGTCAAAGAAGCTCGATGCAGGAGGAGGGAGTCAGGAGGAGAGCGCCGTTAGGGTTAGTGTAAGCCTCGATGGCAACCTAAATCTGAAGAAGTCTCAGTCCTATGCTAACCTGTCAGTGTTTGCGCAAGAGGGAGGGCTAAATGTTCCAAATTCAAAAACCACCAGTGATATTGCTGTGAGCGCTGCCCTTGAGGATCAGGATCAGGATGGCTCGGAAGGTTCCAGATCATCAAAGCGGATCTTGGTACAGGCGTCAACAAGCGAGCTGCTGCGCAGTCTGGGTGAGTTTCTGTGCCGTCGGTGTTACCGACTCAAGCGTCTATCACCAGGTGACCCTGCACTTTGGCTGCATGCAGTGGACCGTGCCCTCTTGCTGCAGGGCTGGCAGGAACAGGCCTTTATCTCGCCGCCAAGCATGGTCTTTCTCTACATGCTGTGCCGCGCAGTGGTTTCGGCGGAGGTGGGGAGTGAACGCGAGCTGCGCCTAGAACTGCTCACCTGCCTATACTTGAGCTATTCTTACATGGGCAGTGAGATCTCATACCCACTAAAGCCCTTTCTATTGCAACAGGACAAAGATGCATTCTGGGATAGGTGTCTGCAGATCATCCACTGCACCAGTGCTAACATGCTAAAGCTAAATGCTGATCCACGCTACTTCACACAGGTCTTCGCTGACCTGAAGAGTGAGAGTCAGAGAGGGGAAGGTGAGAGAGTACTTCTTGATCGATAA